One part of the Deltaproteobacteria bacterium genome encodes these proteins:
- a CDS encoding LLM class flavin-dependent oxidoreductase, which yields MRFGIAFGSYPSDLDRAGLCHDFTERARVAHASNYEALFVAQHYSTGPDAAMLQSLPLLSYFAGLTPGMYLGTAIFLLPMHQPLMVAEYTATVDNLCGGKFLFGIGQGYREVEFTSMGVPLREKRPRLEEGIEVVKRLWTEDEVHHQGRFYRIDGVTIEPKPLQKPRPPILLGADTLATVARVPAVADHWIASRRHTKTFLREAVPAYKRALEAHGRPFEGLYIFRDLCVADSRKEAEDRIREGYERRYERYQRWGQPGERYDLPFEQLQQDRLVLGSPAEVAEQVLSYHQEFGAEIMWFMVDWPGMEASMTLETIQRFGEEVIPELKRLTPECPLP from the coding sequence ATGCGTTTCGGCATCGCGTTCGGCAGCTACCCCTCGGACCTGGATCGCGCGGGGCTTTGCCACGACTTCACGGAACGGGCCCGGGTGGCCCACGCCAGCAACTACGAGGCGCTCTTCGTGGCCCAGCACTACTCCACGGGACCCGACGCGGCCATGCTCCAGTCCCTGCCGTTGCTGTCGTACTTCGCCGGCCTCACCCCCGGCATGTACCTGGGCACGGCGATCTTCCTGCTGCCCATGCACCAGCCGCTGATGGTGGCCGAGTACACCGCCACCGTCGACAACCTGTGCGGCGGCAAGTTCCTCTTCGGCATCGGCCAGGGCTATCGCGAGGTTGAGTTCACCTCCATGGGCGTGCCTCTGCGCGAGAAGCGCCCGCGCCTGGAGGAGGGCATCGAGGTGGTGAAGCGGCTGTGGACCGAGGACGAGGTGCACCACCAGGGCCGTTTCTACCGCATCGACGGCGTCACCATCGAGCCCAAGCCGCTACAGAAGCCCCGGCCGCCCATCCTGCTGGGAGCCGACACTTTAGCTACCGTGGCGCGGGTGCCGGCGGTGGCGGACCACTGGATCGCCAGCCGCCGCCACACCAAGACGTTCCTGCGCGAGGCGGTGCCCGCGTACAAGCGCGCCCTGGAGGCGCACGGAAGGCCCTTCGAGGGACTCTACATCTTCCGCGACCTGTGTGTCGCCGACAGCCGCAAGGAAGCGGAAGACCGCATCCGCGAGGGCTACGAGCGGCGCTACGAACGCTATCAGCGCTGGGGCCAGCCGGGCGAGCGCTACGACCTGCCGTTCGAGCAGTTGCAACAGGACCGCCTGGTCCTCGGCAGCCCCGCCGAGGTGGCCGAGCAGGTGCTCTCCTACCACCAGGAGTTCGGCGCCGAGATCATGTGGTTCATGGTCGACTGGCCCGGCATGGAAGCCAGCATGACCCTCGAGACCATCCAGCGCTTCGGCGAGGAGGTCATTCCCGAGTTGAAACGGCTCACGCCGGAGTGTCCGTTGCCGTAG
- a CDS encoding SDR family oxidoreductase yields the protein MAAPHRRCCRQPFLTMDPSPLVLVTGATGYIGGRLAPRLLAEGHRVRVLARSAARVRSRSWADQVEVVEGDALDRDTLARALAGVDCAYYLIHSMGSGAGFHALDVDAARLFGHAAREAGVRRIVYLGGLGDPRADLSQHLRSRQETGRALREGGVPVTEFRAAVIVGSGSISFEMIRYLVERLPVMVCPRWVYSRVQPIAVNDVLDYLAAALSNVASAGKVVEIGGREVTTYRGMMLGYAQARGLRRWLVPVPVLTPRLSSYWVHWITPIPSGVSGPLIEGLRNEVVVTDSLARELFSEIEPRTYAEAIAEVIDDLEQGRIETAWSDAHGAPVAPDSFSRVETHEGMIFERRMRTVAAPAREVYRVFTGIGGARGWFHADWMWRIRGMVDRLLGGAGLRRGRRHPDALRIGDALDFWRVEALEPGRLVRLRAEMKLPGRAWLQFRTWETEDGKTQLEQTAAFLPKGLGGLLYWYGLYPVHARIFDGMAREIARRAEAGGASLKQVED from the coding sequence TTGGCAGCGCCTCATCGCCGGTGCTGCCGCCAGCCCTTCCTCACCATGGACCCATCCCCACTCGTCCTCGTCACCGGCGCCACCGGCTACATCGGCGGCAGACTGGCTCCCCGCCTCCTCGCCGAGGGCCATCGCGTCCGTGTCCTCGCCCGTAGCGCGGCCCGCGTACGCTCACGTTCCTGGGCCGACCAAGTGGAGGTCGTCGAGGGCGACGCGCTCGACCGGGACACCCTGGCGCGAGCCCTCGCTGGCGTGGACTGCGCCTACTACCTGATCCACAGCATGGGCAGCGGCGCGGGGTTCCACGCGCTCGACGTGGATGCGGCGCGGCTCTTCGGGCACGCGGCCAGGGAAGCCGGTGTCCGGCGCATCGTCTACCTGGGCGGGTTGGGGGACCCGAGGGCCGACCTTTCGCAACACCTGCGCTCCAGGCAGGAGACGGGGCGGGCGTTGCGGGAGGGCGGGGTGCCGGTGACCGAGTTCCGGGCGGCGGTGATCGTGGGGTCGGGGAGCATCTCGTTCGAAATGATTCGTTATCTGGTGGAGCGGCTCCCGGTGATGGTCTGTCCCCGGTGGGTCTACTCGCGCGTTCAGCCCATCGCGGTGAACGACGTGCTGGACTATCTCGCGGCGGCCTTGAGCAACGTGGCCTCCGCCGGCAAGGTCGTCGAGATCGGCGGACGCGAGGTGACCACTTATCGGGGGATGATGCTGGGCTATGCCCAGGCCCGGGGACTGAGGCGCTGGCTGGTGCCGGTGCCGGTGCTGACGCCGCGCCTGTCTTCCTACTGGGTGCACTGGATCACGCCGATCCCTTCGGGGGTGAGCGGCCCGCTCATCGAGGGGCTTCGGAACGAAGTGGTGGTGACCGACAGCCTGGCCCGGGAGCTGTTTTCGGAGATCGAGCCCCGGACCTATGCCGAAGCCATCGCGGAGGTCATCGACGACCTGGAGCAGGGGCGCATCGAGACCGCCTGGAGCGACGCTCACGGCGCGCCCGTGGCGCCGGATTCCTTCTCTCGGGTGGAAACTCACGAAGGGATGATCTTCGAGCGCCGCATGCGCACGGTGGCCGCGCCCGCCCGGGAGGTGTACCGGGTATTCACCGGCATCGGCGGCGCGCGCGGGTGGTTCCATGCCGACTGGATGTGGCGCATCCGCGGCATGGTGGACCGCCTGCTCGGGGGCGCGGGGCTGCGCCGTGGACGCCGGCATCCGGACGCACTGCGCATCGGCGATGCGCTGGATTTCTGGCGGGTGGAGGCGCTGGAGCCGGGGCGGCTGGTCCGCCTGCGGGCGGAGATGAAGCTGCCGGGCCGCGCTTGGCTCCAGTTCCGGACGTGGGAGACGGAGGACGGCAAGACCCAACTGGAGCAGACCGCGGCGTTCCTTCCCAAGGGCCTGGGCGGCCTGCTTTACTGGTACGGCCTGTACCCGGTCCACGCGCGCATCTTCGACGGGATGGCGCGGGAGATCGCAAGGCGCGCCGAGGCAGGCGGTGCGTCATTGAAACAAGTGGAGGATTGA
- a CDS encoding antitoxin, with amino-acid sequence MKYRLDAEEREILERFERGEVTTAPGAEREKETARQAARNTFNKTRRVNLRVTERDFNLAHARAREEGIPYQTLLSSVIHKYLSGRLTEKS; translated from the coding sequence GTGAAGTACCGATTGGACGCTGAAGAACGGGAGATTTTGGAGCGTTTCGAGCGCGGCGAGGTGACGACCGCTCCCGGAGCTGAGCGTGAGAAGGAGACTGCACGGCAAGCGGCCCGCAATACCTTCAACAAGACCCGTAGAGTCAATCTGCGGGTTACCGAACGCGACTTCAACCTCGCGCACGCGCGTGCGCGGGAAGAAGGCATCCCCTACCAGACCCTGTTGTCGAGCGTCATTCACAAGTACCTTTCCGGAAGGCTGACCGAGAAGAGTTAA